Below is a genomic region from Burkholderiales bacterium.
TGGTTTCGCGCCAACGGCTATTGCGGCCGTCAGCCGCGCCTCGCGTAGCGGGCCTGTACGTAGTCGTCGACGATTTTCTGGAATTCCTCGGCGATGTTTGCGCCTTTGAGCGTTACCGTTTTCTGACCATCCACGAACACCGGCGCAACCGGCGTTTCGCCTGAGCCGGGAAGGCTGATGCCGATATTGGCGTGTTTGCTTTCCCCCGGTCCGTTCACCACGCAGCCCATCACCGCTACGTTCATTTTTTCGACCCCGGAGTAGCGTTCGCGCCATACCGGCATCTGGTCGCGCAAATAGGTCTGGATCTTGTCGGCGAGCTCCTGGAAGAAAGTACTGGTGGTGCGGCCGCATCCCGGGCAGGCCACTACCATCGGTACGAATGAACGCAATCCCATGGTCTGCAGGATTTCCTGCGCCACGATCACTTCGCGGGTGCGGTCACCGCCCGGCTCGGGGGTCAGGGAAATGCGTATGGTGTCGCCGATGCCCTCCTGCAGCAGCACGGCGAGCGCAGCGGTAGAGGCGACGATGCCCTTGGAACCCATTCCCGCCTCGGTCAAACCCAGGTGCAGAGGATAATCGCAGCGCGCCGCAAGATTGCGGTACACCCTGACCAAGTCCTGGACGCCGCTTACCTTACAGGACAGAACGATCCTATCGTGTGCGAGCCCGATTTCCTCAGCGCGCCTGGCGTTGTCCAGAGCCGAAACAATCAGCGCTTCGCGCGTGACTTCATTTGCGTCCTGCGGTTCCGCAAGCTTCGCATTTTCATCCATCATCCGCGTAAGCAACGCGGGATCCAGGCTGCCCCAGTTGACTCCGATGC
It encodes:
- the ispG gene encoding flavodoxin-dependent (E)-4-hydroxy-3-methylbut-2-enyl-diphosphate synthase, yielding MNAPRTQEISRRLSVGVKIGPVTIGGGAPIVVQSMTNTDTADAQATAMQVAELAKAGSELVRITVNSAEAAAQVARIRERLEQMGCDVPLIGDFHFNGHKLLTEYPDCAAALAKYRINPGNVGRGSKRNEQFATMVEVACKYNKPIRIGVNWGSLDPALLTRMMDENAKLAEPQDANEVTREALIVSALDNARRAEEIGLAHDRIVLSCKVSGVQDLVRVYRNLAARCDYPLHLGLTEAGMGSKGIVASTAALAVLLQEGIGDTIRISLTPEPGGDRTREVIVAQEILQTMGLRSFVPMVVACPGCGRTTSTFFQELADKIQTYLRDQMPVWRERYSGVEKMNVAVMGCVVNGPGESKHANIGISLPGSGETPVAPVFVDGQKTVTLKGANIAEEFQKIVDDYVQARYARRG